The Sphaerospermopsis torques-reginae ITEP-024 genome has a window encoding:
- a CDS encoding GTP-binding protein: MTSTLPQPENSHTPNWEEELDSAIFTFKDIQAELNYTQAKTALRNLVNNLDLTTQEKSGLEAEISDLETMLGKLESMVVQIAAFGMVGRGKSSLLNALVGQQVFETGPLHGVTRTEQKVNWSISQEAIGTLKATFPSTGQSQVELVDTPGLDEVDGETRAALAQQVAKQADLILFVISGDMTKIEQMALSQLREVGKPIILVFNKVDQYPETDRIAIYEKIRDDRVRELLSPDEIVMSAASPLVKTAVVRADGSRGIQLRSGQAQVDQLKLKILEILQREGKALVALNTMLYADTVNEQVVQRKLEIREKNANDLIWKGVMTKALAIALNPVTVVDILSSIVIDISLILGLSKLYGIQMTEKGAVQLLQKIALSMGGIGASELLANLGLSGLKTLLGISASATAGVAIGPYLSVAITQAGVAGVSSYGIGQVTKAYLANGATWGPEGPKAVVSKILSSLDETSILNRIKDELLIKIRRK, translated from the coding sequence ATGACATCGACATTACCTCAACCTGAAAACAGTCATACACCCAACTGGGAAGAAGAACTAGATAGCGCCATTTTCACCTTTAAAGATATTCAAGCAGAACTTAACTATACACAAGCAAAAACAGCACTGAGAAATTTAGTCAACAATCTTGATCTTACCACCCAAGAAAAATCTGGATTAGAAGCGGAAATTTCCGACTTAGAAACCATGCTGGGCAAACTAGAAAGTATGGTAGTGCAAATAGCAGCTTTTGGCATGGTAGGAAGGGGTAAATCTTCTCTACTTAATGCTTTAGTAGGCCAGCAGGTATTTGAAACAGGACCATTACACGGAGTTACTCGTACAGAACAAAAGGTAAATTGGAGTATTAGTCAAGAAGCTATTGGTACATTAAAAGCCACCTTTCCCTCAACTGGACAATCTCAGGTAGAATTAGTTGACACACCGGGATTGGATGAAGTAGATGGAGAAACCCGCGCTGCGTTAGCTCAACAGGTAGCAAAACAAGCTGATTTAATTTTGTTTGTGATTTCTGGTGATATGACCAAAATTGAACAGATGGCGCTTTCTCAGTTGCGAGAAGTCGGTAAACCAATCATTTTAGTGTTTAATAAAGTAGATCAATATCCAGAAACAGACCGGATCGCTATTTACGAGAAAATCCGCGATGATAGAGTCAGAGAATTACTTTCACCTGATGAAATAGTCATGTCTGCGGCTTCACCTTTAGTTAAAACTGCCGTAGTTCGTGCTGATGGTAGTAGAGGTATACAATTACGCTCTGGTCAAGCACAAGTAGATCAACTAAAACTCAAGATTTTAGAGATTTTGCAACGAGAAGGTAAAGCGTTAGTGGCGCTCAACACCATGCTTTATGCTGACACAGTGAATGAGCAAGTTGTCCAGCGAAAATTGGAGATTCGGGAAAAGAACGCTAATGATTTAATTTGGAAAGGGGTGATGACTAAAGCATTGGCGATCGCCCTTAATCCTGTGACTGTAGTTGATATCCTTAGCAGTATCGTTATTGATATTTCTTTGATTTTAGGTTTATCTAAACTCTACGGTATCCAAATGACAGAAAAGGGAGCAGTACAACTACTACAAAAAATCGCCCTGAGTATGGGCGGAATAGGTGCTAGTGAACTGCTGGCAAATTTAGGTTTAAGTGGTTTAAAAACCTTACTGGGTATCTCTGCATCAGCTACCGCTGGAGTAGCCATAGGACCTTATTTATCCGTAGCCATCACCCAAGCAGGAGTAGCGGGGGTATCATCCTATGGTATTGGCCAAGTCACCAAAGCGTATTTAGCCAATGGGGCAACCTGGGGACCGGAAGGACCAAAAGCAGTAGTTAGTAAAATTTTATCCAGCTTAGATGAAACATCAATTTTAAACCGCATTAAAGATGAGTTGTTGATAAAAATTAGAAGAAAGTGA
- a CDS encoding DUF429 domain-containing protein produces MKFIGIDLGWKSQPSGLCCLELKDEKLQLLDLDRQESIADILTWIDQIIKPEEPGIIAVDAPTLIPNSTGSRLPDKLSHKYFGKYHAGCYPANQNLAFAERTINFGLELESREFVHAPKIEPQKPGRYQIEVFPHPAIVNLFGLEKILKYKKGKIPERRLELIKLQNYIQEILPSISPHLCSSAFICGLFPEQIPNTGRQLKETEDKLDSLICAYVGAYWWFWGTEKNLVLGDESTGYIVIPERICS; encoded by the coding sequence ATGAAATTTATCGGTATTGATTTAGGCTGGAAATCTCAACCAAGTGGACTATGTTGTTTAGAATTAAAAGATGAAAAACTGCAACTTTTGGATTTAGATCGCCAAGAATCCATTGCAGATATATTAACTTGGATTGATCAGATTATAAAACCAGAAGAACCGGGTATAATTGCTGTAGATGCACCCACATTAATACCAAATTCTACAGGTAGTCGCTTACCAGATAAACTCAGTCATAAATACTTTGGTAAATATCATGCGGGATGCTACCCAGCAAATCAAAACCTAGCTTTTGCAGAACGCACTATTAATTTTGGTTTAGAATTAGAATCACGGGAATTTGTTCATGCACCTAAAATTGAACCTCAAAAACCCGGAAGATATCAAATAGAAGTATTTCCCCACCCAGCAATAGTTAACTTATTCGGATTAGAAAAAATCTTGAAATATAAAAAAGGAAAAATCCCAGAACGGCGGTTAGAATTAATTAAACTACAAAATTACATCCAAGAAATCCTACCTTCCATTTCACCACATCTGTGTTCATCTGCGTTCATCTGCGGTTTATTTCCTGAACAAATACCCAACACAGGAAGACAACTCAAAGAAACAGAAGATAAATTAGATAGTTTAATTTGTGCTTATGTTGGTGCTTATTGGTGGTTTTGGGGAACAGAAAAAAACCTAGTTTTAGGAGATGAAAGTACAGGTTATATTGTTATACCTGAAAGGATTTGTAGTTAA